CTGAATATCGATCAGAAATTGGAAATCAACGTTATTTCTACGGTCGAAGCCGAAAAGCCTGACTCTGCGTGGTCCTAGGCGGACTCGATGCTCGAGTGATCCTTCAGACCAGAAAATCGTCCTCTTACCCATGTCGACGATGTTTTGAGCCACGGGCCTCTCGGGGCGAGATTCGTGGAGAAGAACGACCGGCCGACCGGTTATGGTTTCGAGAATTTCAGCGAGAATTTCGAAGAGAGGAATCGGCAGCGATGGCACCAAGTGCGTGGCGAGAACGAAAGCTGGCTCGGCGAAATTTGGCAACGCCCTCAAAATCGAGGCAGCTTCTCTGGGGACGGCCACACTCGCTCGGGTCTGctcggaagaaaaaatcgtcgactTTTATCAGAGAAATTGATTCTACtggattttttattaaaatggaTCAGGTCGTCGGAAAATAGTTTCGAATTCCtcgagttttttcattctgacgtttttttctcgtgtttttttcagtttgacATAACTTACGTTTGGGAACCGTTCGGATTCATTTCGTTGGTGAATTGTCGTGTTTATTGGCGGTGTCAACTCCATCGACGAAGTATTTTCCTCAAtgtctttcatttttttcacacttctGATACCTTCCATCAGAGAAAATTGTTCGTTTTGCTGTTGTCCGGGTGGTGGCGTAGATTCCATCGGCGTGTTGGCGTTATCGGCGATGTCACTAATCTTGGTTTTCTTACCATCGTCACTTTTTCGGGGTGCTTCATCGACGCTTTCCGGGACGGAAATTTTTCCAGCTGTTTCGGTAGATTTCTGGGGCGTCGAATCGGCAATTGAAGCGAGAACGGTAGCGCTGCTTTCGATCGACGATTGCGGCGAACTTTCGTCCTTTCGTTGACAGTTTTTCCCGAAATTTGAGAGCTCGAAGGCACGGtccgaatttcttttttcggtGTAACGgacttttcgaatttttccttcgaagccattttccaacgtgcggaagaataaaaaaaaatttttgttggaaaaCAAACTCCGATCACTTTGAGCGCCCACTTACTACTGAGGAATCGTCGCAGCTTTCACGAATTATACTTTTTGTATTATTCTCCTCCCGGCGATATCTCGCCTCATGGATTTTGATTTCGTTTATTTACAGTTATAATTTTCTCGCGTTTATCTTCATTCGGCAGGCGCGTGATGACTGCGTGAACGATGCACGGAGCTCGGACTCTGCTTCTCCTTCTCTTCGAAGAGAAGGAGTAAATCAAGAAATTTGATCACAAACTGGATTGAACCACAACGGTATTGAACTTCGGTGCTGACATTGAGATCGCAGGGAAGACGTTCCAGTCGGTAATTCTCATGGCACTCCAACATTTTTCCGGCTCGAACAGCGTTTTGATTTGCAGGAAACTACTTTTCTTAACAGGTGTccgatcgttatttttttgtcttttataaaaataaaaattggaaagacgACAAAAACGGCTTGGTTTCGGCGCTCGCCTAGCGACGGACCGAGGACTGAGAATGTTGCGTGCGCATCTCGGAATTATCGGCGCACCGTCGGTACAGTAGTTTTCTAGCCCGGCCCTTTTATCCTGGAACCGGAATGTCCGGCGAGGTGAATCGACGAAAGCGTTGAcgaaagatggaaaaactgaagaatttttcatcgcaCTTGATGGCTTGTTCCGAAGTATACAAACGGACGAAAGTCCCACCGACCAGACTAAAAATCATCGATACGGCCGATGAAGACTTCGCCCGGGCGTATAATTCGcgggttgttttttttcgaacctcTACCAATTTCCATCTACCGGAGCGAAGGTGAAGTagaaaacaatttcgaaaattgaacaCGAAACGTCGTCTCAGCAGCGTCAACcatgtttcgaaattttacagCCGCCAATTCGACGAGTTCTCATCGGAGTAACCACCTCGGAATTCCCGTTCCTCCGAGACTGTGGCACGCaacgagagggaaagagagagagagggcgacGACACGTCCTCCCCCCTCTGTCCCGCTGACAGTTTCCGCGTTCCAGAAGAACACGAGCTTCTTTTTTGCTTCTAATAACAAAgacgacgatgacgtcatGAATGAAGGCCTCGTTACTGCCGAATCAATCCTTTAATTTTTGCATCATGCCTAAATATCTCcatttattattatgattacgAAATAAAATCTGAACTGCTgtagaaaatcatgaaaatatattaaaaaaaaaaaaaaaaaaaaaaaacagaaaatccGTGAGGTTAACGTTCAGCTGTCAATTttgaacgaaaattcaatCACGTTTATcgtttgaaaagaaatttcgtCGAATTGAGAATTAGAATTTTGTTACGACTAACGATTCGGACAAACGTTTAAAAACTGTGATGGAGGAAAAATGAGCTTTTTACTCGTGCAGAACGTTGAGACGGAGGAAACTCTGTTGgattaagaataaaaaaatgtgtttgaaTTCTCCTGTTGGGAGATTATTCTTATCGAATGTTCCGGGtcaaaaattctctttcggcTATTTCACGGGTTGCTAAAAATTCCTAGGATAAAAAACTTGTTTACACGTCTCTACCAGCGTTATTTCAAGGTAGGATTCGAGTGTTGAAAGAGGTTAACAATTATTTCTGAGTATATTTCCATCGATGATGGTATAGCACCGGGCGCGAAGCAGGACTTTGTACTCTCGATATCTCGATGTCCTTTGCGGAGAATGAtgcgtttatttattttgaatcGAGTGAAAGAAACGATAGCATCGAAGATCGATTTGGagacaaaagtttatttttattttctctacgAAGGAGAATCGCGGTCGTTTTCTGAATGAAgaatttcagtgaattttATCTCCTCACGGAATCGCCGGGCTGCGTATGGAAATTCTATCGGTCCGTTTCAAGGTCACGATATCCGGTTGTTTGAGCTTATACGCTCGCACGCGCGggcgcgcgcgagagagacACACGCGGGAGAACAGTCAACGTGCGACAAAGAAGGCGTGTACCGGAACCGGCAAGTGGGTCATTCGCGTCTCTTCCGCGACGGTTGCACACGTTGTTGTTTGATCAGTCAAAATATACGAGTCGAAATTATTGCTGCCGTGACAAAGATAAGCGTcaagaaggaaaaacaaaagattttCTCTGTATTTGAGGATAAAGTGTGAGCGCTTTATGATAGAATAAACAAATGAAAGGAAGCGCGGACCGATAAGTCCGAAGGCTACGCACGCGACAACGGACACCGCAGAACTGCTGGGCCCCGTTGAGCCGCAAAGCCCCTGTGTGTTCCAGTCCCCGAGCGCGAACGAAcagcagagagagaaagagggagggagagagaaagaaagagcggCGAGCAGCCTATCTCTCGGGGAGCGAACGACCGAGACGGTCGAGATTCTCTCGATTCCGTTCTGCGACTAAAAAACCTACTCATACACACGGAAACATAACCGCCTTTAGTCGCGCTtcttcatcatcattattttcctcCGTAACATCGAAAATATTGACTTGAAAATAATCAACGAAGAAAGAATCGAATCGGTTGAGGCGATGAAACTCggaaaatttgaggttagaACGAAACGAATGCATTGCGAACAGCACGACTGAGTTGTCAAGAGTTCGTCCGGCGCTTTACcgattttcattattcgaaCAAATAAGTAAGTGGCGAGGAAATATTTGGGTTCCCCCTTACGCGTTATCATGTGGAGAATACACAGTCCGAATACGAAATAGGATACACGAAGGAGATTCGTGACTCTGTGCGGTGAACGGCTCGCGAGAATGACGTCAATCTTACTCGGATCGCAATaatcgttctctctctcgcttcctcGGTTTGTCGATTCTTTCCATACGAAACCCACAAGATTTGGATTTTCACAACCTATCTAAATGTCCCGGAAGATGCATATCTCTGCTCAAGTATTCATTCATCGAGCGGACGTAACTGACTTTTTGTTTCTGTGCTTTTTTGAAAGTCTTACTTTATTCGGATCGCGGCGGATGACGTTATCGAATCGATGAGTGCGAAGCATTGTCGCGTCACCGGCCGAGTCGTTCCTTCGGTCATCGCGTCGATCGTACGCGTTCGCCAAGGAAAAAAGAGTTTCTATTAGTCAGCTTAGTAAAAAGTCATTCGCCAGTCGATTCATAATTCGGATGACGGAAACGAGAAACGATCGCGGCCCACGAGTTGGTTATTCTCATAAAAACATACGCATCCGACGCCGAGCAAACTTCGGCTTCAACGCATTTATACTTATATACTTAGAATTTTAAGTACGTACgtttatatgtgtatatattttaTGAGGCAAATATTCTTCGGAGCGATTCACACATTAATGAAACTCGTTTCGCTGGGCGGCGGTGAAGGGGAGAAGTGACGGGAGAAATACTCGCATCGGAGAGGAAGTTCGAGTTACAGGCATCGAgcaggaggaggagggagggagaaaggaCGCGCGGAAAACGTATATTCTAGCCACTCATCATTCCTTCgaccgaaaaaaatataaaagcaaaacgggcgcgcgcgcgagcgcaCACGTTCTTAAACAAAGGCGTTACGAAAAGGCGTGTAGGCGCCGCCTGCTGTTCTGTCATTTCCGTAATATGGATGATTACAGTAGcgccttttttcattctctcattTTATATAAATCGCAGGATAATTATGTCCCAATGTCCTTATGTTTTtctgaaattatttatttgataatGGAAAAAGTAGGGTTAGAAAAGCCAGGGctgtgaattttattttcgtcgagAAATTCATGTATGCACTTTGTACACGGGAATTTGGGAATGAGCGTAAAGAGTTATTGGCTGATGAGGAAGGCTGAGGGAATTGCGCTGAAAAGACGGAGGCGGCACAACGACCTCGGATTCATGGGAGGAAGACGGGCTCGCGCGTGTCAATTGCGGATCGTAGAGTCGCTGCCGTCGATTCCCTCGCGATCGTCGATCGTTGTCGGAATTTCCCGCGCCCGTAAAAAGGCGCTGACATCGTTGCGGCGGCGCTGGCGGAACGCTGCTCACTGCCTGCTGTGGCCAAGGTCATTGATTCCTTCCAGTAATGTGGTTCCGGCTTGGTTTCTGGGCCAAGTTTGACGTACCCCGGCGCGAGTCGATGACTCGCTATCGCGGCTCACTCCTCGTGGCGAGAGAAACTCGTATTTCGtgctcgaataaaaattctcaaaagcTATTGCGCCGAATTTCTCTCGCTGGACGATGACACACGCGCACGACACGAAAAAACCAACCGACCCCCAAACTTTGGTTCTTTTTACTTCCGCGATTTTTCGCAACGAATAagcaaaaaataacgaataaccGGTGGTCGCAATTATCTTCATTAATAAAAAGCTCCATCCGGATCTCATCTCGTCGTTGCGCGTCACCGGTGACGCGTGAATGTTCTTGCgcgaaaaacgtttttcttccGGATCTATGACGCTATATATATGTAAGATCGttttctcattcattttttctctccaaacCTTTTGCAGAACACCGGTTATAAATTTTGAACCTCCTCTATTCCCCCGCGCTCTTCGATTGGCACGATACGCACCGGCACGATTATATTTCATATATAGCACGTTGGCGTAGTATATGGCCGCAAACGACCTTGAATCATTCGACCCAATTGGATCCGGTTGACCGTCGCCCGCACTCGCCCGTTGAAGCCGTGCAGGATTCCTTGCATATCGAGAGATTCAGGTTGGAACGCGACACGCTTTCGTTCATCCGACGCATACTTTTGTATATGATACACTTCCGCAATACTACACGCTCCGCGCTTCCGACGGTGTTCCGTCTTTCAGGCAATTTATCGCTCCGCAGATTTTAATCtcgtttcaaatattttctatttatttgtaCCGGTTTATCGACGGTAAATTTTCACGTAAAGGTTCTGCTGCTTTATCGACGAAActacaaacaaacaaacggcGCTAGCGTAGTTCGGATAACCGACACTGACGcgacagtcattttttttccgagcCATCCGAGCACGACACGTGCGTAACCGCCCGCGTGCGACGTAACTTTTCTACTTCACTTTTATTATCATTTAAATAAATGACATTTTTGACTCtttcgaagaaataaaaaatatcattttcaatcgaaacaAATACTCTAGCAAACATGAAACTGTGCAGCGTGTGTAGCAAGGAAAattcaaactacaaatgtCCAACCTGCAAACGGCCTTAGTAAGTTGTTCACGAATGTTTTTAAACAATTTCAAAGTAAAACAAACGACGATAAAGTTtgaatttgaaggaaaattgaCGTTTCATTCCATTTTGACAGTTGCTCCTTCGTTTGCTGTAAAGCCCACAAAGAAAAGAATTGCGAGCCTTTCGAAACCGAGTTAAAAGAAAACAACCCGAAGGAGAAGAAATATGATTTCCCAACAGAGGATACCGTGGCCTTAGAAAAATTGCGACTTCTCCGTGACGGAAAAGAGGTTAAGAAATGCCTGAGTAATCCGCACGTTCGTGACATTGTCAAAGCCATTTTGATTGATGAGGATCCGACAAAAGCTATCGCTGCTGCAATGACCGAACCAATTTTTGTCGAGTTGGCTGATGCTTGCCTGAAAATCATCGAACCTTCGCCTGAGGAAAGATGAGCAGGCATTTCTTATTTCTTACAAGAGacattttcaagaattttgccAACTTTGAAACAgagtttttctatttatttaacaaaggaattttttcccaatttaTATCAacaagtacaaaaaaaaagttaggACAAGAGAGGTGAGGACCAAGAACCAAAGTAGCAGCTCAACGacaagtatttaaaaaaaaagtccgtTCGAGCGCTGCTGCGCTCTTATAAGCTCAAATATGACAGTTTTCGGATTTTTCTATTAACTTTTTACAACTCTTCGTGGACCGGGCCACTGTCACCCATCACATAAAATTCGAGGTCATCCGGAATTGGGGATCCGTCGAGTTTGGCACCGAGAAGTGAATAGCGTTTTCTCACGTAATAAGCAGCCATTTTTGGTTCCCGTGTCCTAGTGAAAATGCCTTTTTTGTTGCCCCCTGCTCGAGTGTaagctgaaaaagaaaaaacaacatgAAAGACGTTcaagaaataacaaaattcaGTTGTTCACTTCAAACGAGTTGAGTAATTACTTTGAGCGgtgcgaaaatctgcaaaattcCATATGAACTCTCCGATGAAGAATCCTGCTTGTCTCAAACGATCGAAAGCCATGAAATGTCTGGAGAACATCTCCGCTTGATAGTCTTCGCTCCAAACGTACGAAGGGAGCTAACACGAAGAGACGAAAAGTCATTTCAAAATGTTGACTCGCGACGCATAAAGAGAAATGAATTCCAACTAAAAAACCTCGTGCATTCCAGCGACGGTATCAGCCCCATATTCGAACATAATAACAGGTTTGTTGTGTCTTTTGTTCCACGTGGTGGCTTCGTTAACGAGATTTGTAATGATCATGTCGAGGCACCCAGTGTTACTGTACCAAGAATTATAGCGATTAAAACCGATGACGTCGAGGAATTGGCCAGCTTTGTCTTCCTGTCGGCGGACCCCAAAGAAATGAAGAGAATCGTTAAAGGATCAAGACGGAATgaggaggaaggaaaaaataactcaCGTAAGCGCCACGACTCAACGCTGCAGTGATCGGTCTCGTGGGATCAAGATTTCGAGTGTGGGACGCGACGCTTCCGAAATATTCTTCAGTGCCGGTAAGCTGAGATCGAGGTTCGTTGGCGATCGACCACATTATAACGGACGGTCGATTTTTGTCTCTTCTTATTAACTCTGAAAGAGCAGTTTCATGGCGAGTCAAAAGCTCTGATGAATAATTCTCGATGTCCACAGCCGGACATTCGTCAACGATGAGAATTCCTTGCCTGTTAAAAACAAATGTCGCGTTATGTTTACAGTTACAAGAGAAACTGGAAGAAAGTGCCCCTCGTACCTGTCGGCCATCTCGAGAACTTCGTCGCTGTACGGATAGTGACTTGTCCGGTAAGAATTCGCACCGACCCACTTGAGGAGCTCGTAGTCCCGTGTCATCGTCACGAGATCGAGGCCTCTGCCTCTAATAGGAGAGTCCTCGTGGCGCCCGAAGCCTCGCAGATAAATTGGTTTACCATTGATCAGAACGCTCGTGTTGGTCCAATGGAGGGACCTGATCCCGATCGGAAGCCTGTAAATATCGTGGATCGAGGAGTTCGAGCCTGTCACGGAAACCTGGAGCACAGAGGAATGCAGAACGACGAAAAACTAGGAATTCTGGAAGAATCACGAATCGAGTAGGACGAAAGTTCGTTACTGATCTCACCTCGAGAGTGTAAAGATGAGCAGGCTCCGGGTGCATGCCTCTCGGCCACCACAATTTCGCGTCCGGCACTCTGATGACACCCGTCAAGTTTCTATTCTTTTCTTCAACAACTGGACGATCGTCGTTTCTTCTCAAAACTACCGAACAACTCGccgtttcattttctttcgcaCCACCCACGCGGACCGAGTATTCAATGACTCCGACGTTTTCGAATACGGACGTTTTCACCGTGATGTCCTCGACGTAAACCCGAGGCTTTGTGTACAGCAGTACGGGCCTGAGAAACCAAAACGATCGATagcttttgaagaaaattgctAAAATACGTGGGATCCAGCCGCAGCTGAACATTTCTGGAACAGCGACATTTAACGCTTCATAGAGATTCCACACGTACCTGTGGATCCCGGCATAATTGAAAAAGTCGAATGTATAAGTCTGGAGAAGCGAAGTCGTGCCATTGTCGTTTAAATTCTTGACGATATTACCCTGCGGAATGCTCGTCCACGTCAATCTATTGTCGACAGCGACTGTGACACGGTTCTTCGTCCCGTAAATCAGTCGCGATGTGACCTCAGCTTCAAAAGGTAAATGCCCGATTTGGTGGCTGGTCAAGAATTGGCCGTTTAACCACTGCGagaaatttttgttaattttcgtAAACTCAGTCGTTCACTGACGACGAGCCGAACATTCTTTCCAACACAAATATGTTGCCTCGTGGGATGAAAATGTTCAATTACAATGAAACGTTTTTGACTCGAATGTTCGGAGCTTTTCTCGACCCCGTTAAGGAGCACAGTGTCTCGATTTTGCTTATTTATATTTTGACGTATGATAAATTGCAGATTTCCGTGTTTACCACTTGAGCGAGATAATTTACGGAGCCAAAGTACAGGAAAACTCGTTGATCCGCCCACGAAGGTGGTACGAAGAAAGTTCTCTCGTACCAAACGATGCCGACGTGATCCCGGAGGGCTCGAGAAGTCGTCACATCGTTGTACGACGAAGGGACCGGCATTTGCATCACTTCCGGCGACTGTAACCCAAAAACTCGTCATTCCCGGTTTCTTTTctaacgatattatttatccAACGTTTTTTACCTTCGACAGAGCTTCCTGGTACCAAAACTCTCGATGACCCTTGAAGGAGTCGCCAGACGGAGAAACAACAAAGTCCCAGAGCCCGTCGAGGGTTTTCACCTGTCGAACGACCAAAGTGTTCACCATCGAAGGCCGGAATTaacggaaaaaaggaaaaagtctGTACTCGCCTCTCGAGACTCGCTTTCGCGAGGATACAAAAGACCTGGCAAAGGAGGTGGAGGTTTCGGCACGACGGCAGGCGAAACCCTGACCAGGATCGTTTCTTCCCCCGTTCGAGTTTCGTCGCCGATGATCTCAAGAGCTTCGGCCGTCCCGACGAAAATTTCTACCGTTTCGTTGGAGTTTCTCCGACGAATTTGCGGCTCGTCGATCTTCCCTTGGACCACATTCCCACCCAGAAAAATGAGGAAGAAGACAGGAAAAGCGAGCTCCGGAGACATCGCGTTAATTTTCATCTCTCCGTTCGAAAAGTCAATCCTCCGAGTGAAGAAAAGCTCCAACGAGAGATTCAGTACCGACCGAG
This sequence is a window from Venturia canescens isolate UGA chromosome 8, ASM1945775v1, whole genome shotgun sequence. Protein-coding genes within it:
- the LOC122414720 gene encoding zinc finger HIT domain-containing protein 3, whose product is MKLCSVCSKENSNYKCPTCKRPYCSFVCCKAHKEKNCEPFETELKENNPKEKKYDFPTEDTVALEKLRLLRDGKEVKKCLSNPHVRDIVKAILIDEDPTKAIAAAMTEPIFVELADACLKIIEPSPEER
- the LOC122414719 gene encoding beta-glucuronidase, translating into MKINAMSPELAFPVFFLIFLGGNVVQGKIDEPQIRRRNSNETVEIFVGTAEALEIIGDETRTGEETILVRVSPAVVPKPPPPLPGLLYPRESESREVKTLDGLWDFVVSPSGDSFKGHREFWYQEALSKSPEVMQMPVPSSYNDVTTSRALRDHVGIVWYERTFFVPPSWADQRVFLYFGSVNYLAQVWLNGQFLTSHQIGHLPFEAEVTSRLIYGTKNRVTVAVDNRLTWTSIPQGNIVKNLNDNGTTSLLQTYTFDFFNYAGIHRPVLLYTKPRVYVEDITVKTSVFENVGVIEYSVRVGGAKENETASCSVVLRRNDDRPVVEEKNRNLTGVIRVPDAKLWWPRGMHPEPAHLYTLEVSVTGSNSSIHDIYRLPIGIRSLHWTNTSVLINGKPIYLRGFGRHEDSPIRGRGLDLVTMTRDYELLKWVGANSYRTSHYPYSDEVLEMADRQGILIVDECPAVDIENYSSELLTRHETALSELIRRDKNRPSVIMWSIANEPRSQLTGTEEYFGSVASHTRNLDPTRPITAALSRGAYEDKAGQFLDVIGFNRYNSWYSNTGCLDMIITNLVNEATTWNKRHNKPVIMFEYGADTVAGMHELPSYVWSEDYQAEMFSRHFMAFDRLRQAGFFIGEFIWNFADFRTAQTYTRAGGNKKGIFTRTREPKMAAYYVRKRYSLLGAKLDGSPIPDDLEFYVMGDSGPVHEEL